TGCTGTAAAAAGATAATGTGAACAAAAATTGTTgtgaaaagaaaataaagcAAAACAAAAgtaaaaaagaaaataaatgaaCGGAATTAAACGAATGTAATATCAATAGCTTTGTACCTCAACAAGACTTACTATTTAATCTTGCTATAATACTTAATTGGTTCTGTTTTAGTAAAAGAGAGGTGTTAACTAAACATCAAATTAATGTCGATTTTTCAACGCGCCAAATCTTCGGTATTAAAGAATCTACACGTGAATACATAAAGGTATTATAAgtaaatgaaataatatttaacTATAATATTGGGCAGAAATGCTTACTCTATTTAGGTAGACGCATTAGATTGCCACGAAGGAATATTATCTGATTGGTTTGATTCCGGTTTAGAACTGGATTTAGTATTAGAGTTCAATTGCCAGGAAGGAACACCTACATTGGCAAGATTATTTTTGACAACATCATCATTGGTACCAGGGTCAGTATGTGATTTATAGTCAGAATTAGGAGGGTTAGAATCGCTTTCACTTTGCAtgtttttttcttcttctttttgctTATGTTTCAATTGCCATTCTGGTATACCAGCTGCAACTACAGTCTTAGGAGATGTCGAAGTTTTAGATGGCTCGCTAGTGGTAGCGGCTACACCAGAACTTGTAGATGAGTCTTCAGGCATGCGTGTAATACTGGAAGTTTTGGGCTTATTGGCATCATTAGAGCTTCCTGCTTTGGCTTTCTTTAAAATCTCCGACGCAGATGGGATTGACGATACAGGGgcaatttttcttgatgGTCCAGCAGGATCACTTGAGGCTGATTTTTCAGCCCTTACCTTGATCAATTGCTTCAAAGATgtcaattcttcattaatatctttCAACTCGTCTCtgatattttcttttgtcAGCAGcatattcttttcaatgctgtttttcaaattatcaatttccaatttcattaaCCGCAAGTCGTCATCGAACTTCAACTTGTCCTTGTTGTATTTAGAAAGGAAATCATTAACATTTTCGATGacaatatcaatttcttttaatttcGATTCGTTCGATTCCTTGATCTCATTTTGTTCCATAGACATTTGTTCTAATAACTTGTCTATCTTAATAAACTCTTCATCAATCTTAGCCTTATCATCATCGATCGATTTCTGCGTAGGCGGAATAATGCTAggtatcaaat
This is a stretch of genomic DNA from Debaryomyces hansenii CBS767 chromosome G complete sequence. It encodes these proteins:
- a CDS encoding DEHA2G22396p (weakly similar to uniprot|P53112 Saccharomyces cerevisiae YGL153W PEX14 Peroxisomal membrane protein that is a central component of the peroxisomal protein import machinery interacts with PTS1 (Pex5p) and PTS2 (Pex7p) peroxisomal matrix protein signal recognition factors and membrane receptor Pex13p and similar to CA0573|CaPEX14 Candida albicans CaPEX14) translates to MNDELINSAVSFLKDANVSSSPLNKKIEFLESKGLNEQEIEEALKRANGQSSSSQTANQQQLTQPQQQQQQQPLPSQPPIDYYNVAAPQVPERTWQDYFIMATATAGVTYGLYQVVSKYLIPSIIPPTQKSIDDDKAKIDEEFIKIDKLLEQMSMEQNEIKESNESKLKEIDIVIENVNDFLSKYNKDKLKFDDDLRLMKLEIDNLKNSIEKNMSSTKENIRDELKDINEELTSLKQLIKVRAEKSASSDPAGPSRKIAPVSSIPSASEILKKAKAGSSNDANKPKTSSITRMPEDSSTSSGVAATTSEPSKTSTSPKTVVAAGIPEWQLKHKQKEEEKNMQSESDSNPPNSDYKSHTDPGTNDDVVKNNLANVGVPSWQLNSNTKSSSKPESNQSDNIPSWQSNAST